A single window of Terriglobales bacterium DNA harbors:
- a CDS encoding branched-chain amino acid transaminase, whose protein sequence is MPITPTEKIWHNGKLIPWNEATIHVMSHVVNYGSAVFEGIRCYAQPSGAAIFRAPEHAQRLLDSAKIYRIDVDYSRDELVQAMVTLVKTNGVVPCYLRPIVLRGYGEVGVNPFNSPTEVYIVNYPWGSYLRAEHTGEADEQGVDVCISSWTRIAPNTLPAMSKSAANYMNSQLIKMEAVINGYVEGIALDANGYVSEGSGENLFIVRKGTLITAPLGNSVLPGITRESVMRLAGDLGIPVVEQMIPREMLYIADEVFFTGTAAEITAIRSVDKISVGKGSVGPITRQLQKEFFGIVQGKAPDRYGWLTPVPVARKQAVAV, encoded by the coding sequence ATGCCCATCACGCCGACCGAGAAGATCTGGCACAACGGAAAGCTCATCCCCTGGAACGAAGCCACCATCCACGTGATGTCCCACGTGGTCAACTATGGCTCGGCCGTATTCGAGGGGATCCGCTGTTACGCCCAACCCAGCGGGGCAGCCATTTTCCGCGCCCCGGAGCACGCGCAGCGGCTGCTCGATTCCGCCAAGATCTACCGCATCGACGTGGACTACTCGCGCGACGAACTGGTGCAGGCGATGGTGACCCTGGTCAAGACCAATGGCGTGGTCCCCTGCTATCTGCGTCCAATCGTGCTGCGCGGCTACGGCGAGGTCGGCGTCAACCCGTTCAATTCGCCCACCGAGGTGTACATCGTCAACTACCCCTGGGGCAGCTATCTGCGCGCCGAACACACCGGCGAAGCCGACGAGCAGGGCGTGGACGTGTGCATTTCCTCCTGGACGCGCATCGCGCCCAACACCCTGCCGGCCATGTCCAAGAGCGCCGCCAATTACATGAACTCGCAGCTCATCAAGATGGAAGCGGTCATCAACGGTTACGTGGAGGGCATCGCGCTGGACGCCAACGGGTACGTGAGCGAAGGTTCGGGCGAGAACCTGTTCATCGTACGCAAGGGAACGCTGATCACGGCGCCGCTGGGCAACTCCGTGCTGCCCGGCATCACCCGCGAGTCAGTGATGCGACTGGCCGGTGACCTGGGCATCCCGGTGGTGGAGCAGATGATCCCGCGCGAGATGCTGTACATCGCCGACGAGGTCTTCTTCACCGGCACTGCGGCCGAGATCACCGCCATCCGTTCGGTGGACAAGATCAGCGTGGGCAAGGGCTCGGTGGGCCCCATCACCCGCCAGTTGCAGAAGGAGTTCTTCGGCATCGTGCAGGGCAAGGCGCCGGACCGCTACGGATGGCTCACGCCCGTGCCTGTGGCCCGCAAGCAGGCGGTCGCCGTCTAG
- a CDS encoding type IV pilus twitching motility protein PilT, with the protein MHIDDLLRIAMERKASDLHLKVGNYPHVRVDGELTPLTDQPRISAEEMLNMAFSMMSNRQKQKFKEAAELDMAYGVAGLGRFRVNVFQQRGNVGLVLRVIPTKIRPLEELYMPKIIEQICDEARGMVLVTGVTGSGKSTTLAAMIDRINSTQPEHIITIEDPIEFLHRDKKGFVNQREVEVDTPSFASALRASLRQDPDVILVGEMRDLETIGTALHAAETGHMVFSTLHTLDATETINRIISVFPPPEQKQIRLQLAAVLKAIISQRLIKRADGAGRVPAVEVLISTGYIRECIITPEKTRLIAEALAAGVSQYGMQTFDQSLYDLYTQGLISYETALENATNPDDFKLRVQGIASTAEATRGEMQQAGRNR; encoded by the coding sequence ATGCATATTGACGACCTGCTTCGCATCGCAATGGAGCGCAAGGCTTCGGACTTGCACCTGAAGGTGGGCAACTACCCGCACGTCCGGGTGGATGGCGAACTGACCCCGCTCACCGACCAGCCTCGCATCTCCGCCGAGGAGATGCTGAACATGGCGTTCAGCATGATGTCCAACCGCCAGAAGCAGAAGTTCAAGGAGGCGGCGGAGCTGGATATGGCCTACGGCGTCGCCGGGCTGGGCCGCTTCCGCGTCAACGTCTTCCAGCAGCGCGGCAACGTGGGACTGGTGTTGCGCGTCATCCCCACCAAGATCCGGCCGCTGGAAGAACTCTACATGCCCAAGATCATCGAGCAGATCTGCGACGAGGCTCGCGGCATGGTGCTGGTGACGGGCGTGACCGGCTCGGGCAAATCCACGACGCTGGCGGCCATGATCGACCGCATCAACTCCACCCAGCCCGAGCACATCATCACCATCGAGGACCCTATCGAGTTCCTGCACCGCGACAAGAAAGGGTTCGTCAACCAGCGCGAGGTCGAGGTGGATACGCCTTCGTTCGCCTCCGCCCTGCGCGCCAGCCTGCGCCAGGACCCCGACGTCATTCTGGTGGGCGAGATGCGCGATCTGGAAACCATCGGCACCGCCCTGCACGCCGCCGAGACCGGCCACATGGTGTTCTCCACGTTGCACACCCTGGACGCCACCGAGACCATCAACCGCATCATCTCCGTGTTCCCGCCGCCGGAGCAGAAGCAGATCCGGCTGCAGCTCGCTGCCGTGCTCAAGGCCATCATCAGCCAGCGCCTCATCAAGCGCGCCGATGGCGCCGGCCGCGTGCCCGCCGTCGAGGTGCTGATCTCCACCGGCTACATCCGCGAGTGCATCATCACCCCGGAGAAGACCCGGCTCATCGCGGAAGCGCTGGCTGCCGGCGTCTCCCAGTACGGCATGCAGACCTTCGACCAGTCCCTCTACGACCTCTACACCCAGGGATTGATCTCCTACGAGACGGCGCTGGAGAACGCGACCAACCCGGACGACTTCAAGCTGCGCGTCCAGGGCATCGCCTCCACGGCCGAAGCCACCCGCGGCGAAATGCAGCAGGCCGGCCGCAACCGATAG
- a CDS encoding RecX family transcriptional regulator, translating to MTTSPDDHILALPPTLCDYTLLMFRRSRKPLDETALYEYAVGALARKMRTVAELKRLLRLRVTPGAEGEVLVENVVRKLKDQKYLNDSAYAAAYSAFRRENEKFGRLRVITDLKTKGVHGDVIEKAVDEAYRGQSEEKLARQFLQRRRLKKPASQKDAARIFRTLARGGFTTRTIVSILKKWDVEDEVLTALESEQD from the coding sequence ATGACCACATCACCAGATGACCACATTCTCGCATTGCCGCCCACCCTCTGCGATTACACTCTGCTCATGTTCCGCCGCTCCCGCAAGCCGCTGGACGAGACTGCGCTCTACGAGTATGCCGTGGGAGCCCTGGCCCGCAAGATGCGCACCGTGGCCGAACTCAAGCGCCTGCTGCGCCTGCGCGTGACGCCCGGCGCCGAAGGCGAGGTGCTGGTCGAGAACGTAGTCCGGAAGCTCAAAGACCAGAAATACCTGAACGATTCCGCCTACGCCGCGGCCTACTCCGCCTTCCGCCGCGAGAATGAGAAGTTCGGCCGCCTGCGCGTCATCACCGACCTGAAGACCAAGGGCGTCCATGGCGACGTCATCGAGAAAGCCGTGGACGAGGCCTACCGCGGCCAGAGCGAGGAAAAGCTCGCCCGCCAGTTCCTCCAGCGTCGCCGCCTCAAGAAACCCGCCAGCCAAAAAGACGCCGCGCGCATCTTCCGTACCCTGGCCCGCGGCGGCTTCACCACCCGCACTATCGTCAGCATCCTGAAGAAATGGGACGTCGAGGACGAGGTGCTGACTGCCCTGGAATCCGAGCAGGATTAG
- the alaS gene encoding alanine--tRNA ligase, producing MPTGSEIREMFLRYFEERGHRRVHSSSLVPANDPTLLFTNAGMNQFKDVFLGLEKRDYARACSSQKCVRAGGKHNDLENVGFTNRHHTFFEMLGNFSFGDYFKKEAIEFAWELITSKSWFGLPKNKLYFTIFQGEEGVPRDSEAYDGWLKVGAPQDRIREFGSKDNFWAMGETGPCGPCSEIHYDMGPAASDLGHKDCEFGCECGRYIEIWNLVFMQFDRDASGKLNPLPKPCVDTGAGLERLAAVLQGKVSNYETDLFTPLIRRAAELTGVSLEKELEKEAHQKTAASLRVIADHARATTFLISDGVVPSNEGRGYVLRKIMRRGIRHGRLLGQDKPFLHEMVYAVRDAMKDAYPELVESADRVAKLVFEEERRFEHTLALGLRRLQQDLDLVRPPRVYDLGQQVLVERRTYLPTKHKEFPAGTNPGVAISRISSAVMPGVPAYLFFEVDGKLYLLINGSPAEITTLAGLRFPVEAGMYRIVPIGEYDKTKVEWAPRYSGEAAFRLFETFGLPRDFIEDACRDQGVTFDAAGFEQAMETERARARASWKGAAKEAASPAFRELNKTFFEGYKRLESDGSKVLAIVKDGVGVAGLKPGEEGEVVLDHTPFYAESGGQVGDVGWFYNDEHNFVVAEVRGCYFPVQGVRAHKVIARQPLRVGERVDAVVNAEVREATVRNHTATHLLHAALREVLGKHVKQAGSLVAPSHLRFDFSHYAAVADEELQDIEDLTNKEVLRNRKVEVFDDVPIDTAIHEMKAMALFGEKYGERVRVVKIGDFSVELCGGTHTGATGEIGLVKLLDESSVSAGVRRVNAVTGEGSLAHFRQDHALEHVVTSIIPRAAAEASPAEALKRELERREEEVKRLRKELEQARMKSAASTLSSIEEKVRVVKGVKVLAHRVDNLERPQMRTLVDNLRQKLGSGVVALGSAQAEDGKVALIVGVTKDLTSRISAGKVIAPVAQKVGGSGGGRPDMAEAGGKDAGALDAALSAVYAVVEDLLK from the coding sequence ATGCCGACCGGCTCTGAAATCCGTGAGATGTTCCTGCGCTACTTCGAGGAGCGCGGGCACCGGCGCGTGCATTCCTCCTCGCTCGTTCCCGCCAACGACCCCACGCTGCTCTTCACCAACGCCGGCATGAACCAGTTCAAAGACGTCTTCCTGGGCCTGGAAAAGCGCGACTACGCGCGCGCCTGCTCCTCGCAGAAGTGCGTGCGCGCCGGCGGCAAGCACAACGACCTGGAAAACGTCGGCTTCACCAACCGCCACCACACCTTCTTCGAGATGCTGGGCAACTTCAGCTTCGGCGACTATTTCAAGAAAGAAGCCATCGAATTTGCCTGGGAGCTGATCACCTCGAAGTCGTGGTTCGGCCTGCCCAAGAATAAGCTCTACTTCACTATCTTCCAGGGCGAAGAAGGCGTGCCGCGCGATTCGGAGGCCTACGACGGCTGGCTGAAGGTCGGCGCGCCCCAGGACCGCATCCGCGAGTTCGGCTCCAAGGACAATTTCTGGGCCATGGGCGAGACCGGCCCGTGCGGCCCCTGCAGCGAGATCCACTACGACATGGGCCCGGCGGCCAGCGACCTCGGTCACAAGGATTGTGAGTTCGGTTGCGAGTGCGGCCGCTACATCGAGATCTGGAACCTGGTGTTCATGCAGTTCGACCGCGACGCCTCGGGCAAGCTCAACCCGCTGCCCAAGCCCTGCGTGGATACCGGCGCCGGCCTCGAGCGCCTGGCCGCGGTTCTGCAAGGCAAGGTCTCGAATTACGAGACCGACCTGTTCACGCCGCTCATCCGCCGCGCCGCGGAGCTGACCGGCGTCTCGCTGGAAAAAGAGCTGGAGAAAGAGGCGCACCAGAAGACCGCCGCCTCGCTGCGCGTGATCGCTGACCACGCCCGCGCCACCACGTTCCTTATCTCCGATGGCGTCGTGCCTTCAAATGAAGGCCGCGGCTATGTCCTGCGCAAGATCATGCGGCGCGGCATCCGCCATGGACGGCTGCTGGGGCAGGACAAGCCGTTTCTGCACGAGATGGTCTACGCAGTTCGCGACGCGATGAAGGACGCGTATCCGGAACTGGTTGAAAGCGCTGACCGCGTGGCGAAGCTCGTATTCGAAGAAGAGCGCCGCTTTGAACACACACTGGCCCTTGGCCTCCGGAGATTGCAGCAGGACTTGGACTTGGTACGGCCACCACGAGTCTATGACCTAGGACAACAAGTCCTCGTTGAGCGACGTACTTACTTACCTACCAAACACAAGGAGTTTCCAGCCGGAACAAACCCGGGCGTTGCAATCTCGCGGATAAGTTCTGCCGTGATGCCGGGCGTTCCGGCCTATCTGTTCTTCGAGGTCGATGGCAAACTCTACCTCTTGATCAATGGATCCCCCGCCGAAATCACTACTCTAGCGGGGCTCAGGTTCCCTGTTGAAGCGGGAATGTATCGAATAGTTCCGATTGGGGAATACGACAAGACCAAGGTAGAGTGGGCTCCGAGATATTCGGGCGAAGCTGCCTTTAGGCTCTTTGAAACCTTCGGCCTTCCTCGCGACTTCATTGAAGACGCATGCCGTGATCAAGGGGTTACATTCGATGCGGCGGGTTTCGAACAGGCCATGGAGACCGAGCGCGCTCGCGCTCGCGCCTCCTGGAAGGGCGCGGCCAAGGAAGCGGCTTCACCCGCTTTCCGCGAACTGAACAAGACCTTCTTCGAAGGCTACAAGCGCCTGGAATCCGACGGCTCCAAGGTCCTCGCCATCGTCAAGGACGGAGTCGGTGTGGCCGGACTCAAGCCGGGCGAAGAGGGCGAGGTCGTGCTCGACCACACGCCCTTCTATGCCGAATCCGGCGGGCAGGTGGGCGACGTAGGCTGGTTCTACAACGACGAGCACAACTTCGTGGTGGCGGAAGTCCGCGGCTGTTATTTTCCGGTGCAGGGTGTGCGCGCGCACAAGGTCATTGCGCGCCAGCCCCTGCGCGTGGGCGAGCGGGTGGATGCGGTCGTCAACGCAGAAGTCCGCGAGGCTACCGTGCGCAACCACACGGCTACGCACTTGTTGCACGCGGCGCTGCGCGAGGTGCTGGGCAAGCACGTCAAGCAAGCCGGGTCGCTGGTGGCTCCGTCGCACCTGCGCTTCGACTTCTCGCACTACGCCGCGGTGGCCGACGAAGAACTGCAGGACATCGAGGACCTCACCAACAAGGAAGTGCTGCGCAACCGCAAAGTCGAGGTCTTCGACGACGTCCCCATCGACACGGCCATCCACGAGATGAAGGCCATGGCGCTGTTCGGGGAGAAATACGGGGAGCGCGTGCGCGTGGTCAAGATCGGCGATTTCTCGGTGGAGCTGTGCGGCGGCACCCACACCGGCGCCACCGGCGAGATCGGCCTGGTGAAGCTGCTCGATGAATCGAGCGTCTCCGCCGGCGTGCGCCGCGTGAACGCCGTTACGGGTGAGGGCTCGCTCGCCCACTTCCGGCAGGACCATGCGCTCGAGCACGTGGTCACGAGCATCATCCCACGCGCGGCCGCCGAGGCCTCTCCCGCGGAGGCGCTGAAGCGCGAGCTGGAGCGCCGCGAAGAAGAAGTCAAGCGCCTGAGGAAAGAGCTGGAGCAAGCGCGCATGAAGTCGGCGGCCTCGACGCTCAGCTCCATCGAAGAGAAGGTCCGGGTGGTCAAGGGCGTCAAGGTTCTAGCGCATCGCGTGGATAATCTCGAGCGCCCGCAGATGCGCACGCTCGTCGATAATCTCCGCCAGAAGCTGGGCTCAGGCGTGGTGGCGCTGGGTTCGGCGCAGGCCGAGGACGGCAAAGTCGCGCTCATCGTTGGCGTCACCAAGGACCTGACCAGCCGCATTTCCGCGGGCAAGGTCATAGCGCCGGTGGCGCAGAAAGTCGGCGGCTCGGGCGGCGGCCGTCCGGATATGGCCGAGGCCGGCGGCAAAGACGCCGGGGCGCTCGACGCAGCCCTGAGCGCGGTGTACGCGGTCGTCGAGGACCTGTTGAAGTAA
- a CDS encoding tetratricopeptide repeat protein: MRQSPYVIAFLAALLVLPALAQQDKSDLDKALELIAEGKHAQAIPMLERLMVQSPSEQVYYTLGGAYVHEKQWDKAAATYEDGASKFPLSARLNYAAGLANEQRMDPGKALPFYRRGVRLDPMLAYEGGGRYDPEVDALYIPVVHDHRGANSCSGRLYYDDKELHFIVYLVVSGFGRGNDDSFKVPYEQIESVEVDRKKGELAYDYSVLTLLTNLSGPRRRIASGEESRVDLKFSFKTPIAGYRGSPWTKNDIKFFFIEPEVGDKFIQFLENKQVRTTRRSGD; the protein is encoded by the coding sequence ATGCGGCAGTCACCATACGTAATCGCGTTCCTCGCGGCGCTGCTGGTCCTTCCGGCCCTGGCCCAGCAGGACAAGTCCGACTTGGACAAGGCGCTGGAACTCATCGCCGAGGGCAAGCACGCGCAGGCCATTCCCATGCTCGAGCGGCTGATGGTGCAATCCCCGAGCGAGCAGGTGTACTACACCCTGGGCGGCGCTTACGTGCATGAGAAGCAGTGGGACAAGGCAGCCGCCACCTACGAGGATGGCGCCTCGAAGTTCCCGCTTTCGGCGCGGCTCAACTACGCTGCCGGCCTGGCTAACGAGCAGCGCATGGACCCGGGCAAGGCCCTGCCCTTTTATCGTCGCGGGGTGCGCCTGGACCCCATGCTGGCCTACGAAGGCGGCGGACGCTATGACCCCGAGGTGGACGCGCTCTACATCCCGGTGGTGCACGACCACCGCGGCGCCAACTCCTGCTCCGGCCGCCTGTATTACGACGACAAGGAACTGCACTTCATCGTCTACCTGGTGGTCAGCGGATTCGGCCGCGGCAACGACGATTCCTTCAAGGTCCCCTACGAGCAGATCGAATCCGTCGAGGTGGACCGCAAGAAGGGTGAACTGGCCTACGACTACTCGGTGCTCACGCTGCTCACCAACCTGAGCGGGCCGCGGCGCCGCATCGCCAGCGGCGAAGAGTCGCGCGTGGATCTGAAATTCTCATTCAAGACGCCCATCGCGGGTTACCGCGGCAGTCCCTGGACCAAGAACGACATCAAGTTCTTCTTCATCGAGCCCGAGGTGGGCGACAAGTTCATCCAGTTCCTGGAGAACAAGCAGGTCCGCACCACGCGGCGCTCCGGAGACTAA
- a CDS encoding YdeI/OmpD-associated family protein encodes MAEGAVQKFRAKLTGQGEGKAWTILVPPFSVEKTWGTKARVPVKGTINGYPIRCSLFPMGNGKHCIMVNKEMQKGAGATQGDTVSVVLEPDAAPRTVAVPPVLKKALARNKGAQAYFDKLSPSHKKAYVDFITEAKKEETRQRRVEKTLAMLAAGKKIM; translated from the coding sequence ATGGCAGAAGGCGCCGTACAGAAGTTCAGAGCCAAACTCACCGGCCAGGGAGAGGGCAAGGCGTGGACCATCCTGGTCCCGCCCTTTAGCGTCGAGAAGACCTGGGGCACGAAGGCGCGCGTGCCGGTGAAAGGCACCATCAACGGGTATCCCATCCGGTGCTCGCTGTTTCCCATGGGCAACGGCAAGCACTGCATCATGGTGAACAAGGAAATGCAGAAGGGGGCGGGCGCCACGCAGGGCGATACGGTCTCCGTGGTCCTGGAGCCGGATGCTGCGCCGCGCACCGTCGCCGTGCCGCCGGTGCTGAAGAAGGCGCTGGCCCGCAACAAGGGAGCCCAAGCGTACTTCGACAAGCTCTCGCCCTCCCACAAAAAGGCCTACGTGGACTTCATCACCGAAGCCAAGAAGGAAGAGACTCGCCAGCGGCGCGTCGAGAAGACGCTGGCGATGCTGGCTGCGGGGAAGAAAATCATGTAA
- a CDS encoding pyridoxamine 5'-phosphate oxidase family protein — protein MSTAPKKPPRASRPHMPGYGIPRSKDGLLPWTWAAKRLENAHTYWLATTRPNGQPHAMPVWCVWLEGRLFFSTGRRSRKARNLARDPRCSVGLTHGKDSVILEGKARRVRDAALARRVSSVYSKKYDSGIPAGEPVYGVEPQVAFGFTETGDFLRTATRWKFG, from the coding sequence ATGTCGACCGCCCCGAAGAAGCCGCCGCGTGCCAGCCGTCCGCACATGCCGGGCTACGGCATTCCGCGCTCGAAGGACGGGCTGCTGCCATGGACCTGGGCGGCGAAGCGTTTGGAGAATGCCCACACCTACTGGCTGGCCACGACGCGTCCGAACGGCCAGCCCCACGCCATGCCGGTGTGGTGCGTGTGGCTGGAAGGGCGGCTGTTTTTCAGCACCGGCCGCCGCTCGCGCAAGGCGCGCAACCTGGCGCGCGACCCGCGCTGCTCAGTCGGCCTGACGCACGGCAAGGACTCCGTGATCCTCGAAGGCAAGGCGCGGCGCGTGCGCGACGCGGCGCTAGCGCGACGCGTCTCCTCCGTCTACAGCAAGAAGTACGATTCGGGAATTCCCGCCGGCGAACCCGTTTACGGCGTCGAGCCACAGGTCGCCTTCGGATTCACGGAGACCGGGGATTTTCTGCGCACCGCCACCCGCTGGAAGTTCGGCTAG
- a CDS encoding aromatic ring-hydroxylating dioxygenase subunit alpha, with amino-acid sequence MSAADAPLLEHKPDAEMLFGFWYRALPSGEVRRGRMHKVTLLGVPLVVGRAREGQPFALRDACPHRAMPLSCGSFDGELVECSYHGWRFAPTTGQCREIPSLTPEDKLDPQKIYAQAYPCQEADGFLWTFLPEAGSGRAAAEPPPIPRLPIVSEPFRLTHLTADMPTSVDHGIIGLMDPAHGPFVHQAWWWRSRHSIHLKQKQFEPIPYGFRMSAHTPSSNSAPYRLLRFYAEADAITTTIDFVLPNLRYEQIRAGKYWFSSLTTVTPLTRDHCRIDVVAAWNIFRHVPFVLPVARYFAAKFIEQDRQTMEKQAEGLRHKPALMLIDDADRPARWYFQLKQALQRSRSTGQPFEHPIKGPVTLTWRS; translated from the coding sequence ATGAGTGCCGCTGACGCGCCGCTGCTCGAGCACAAGCCGGATGCCGAGATGCTGTTCGGCTTCTGGTATCGCGCCCTGCCCAGCGGGGAGGTCCGCCGCGGCCGCATGCACAAGGTCACGCTGCTGGGAGTGCCGCTGGTCGTGGGACGCGCCCGCGAAGGGCAGCCGTTCGCGCTGCGCGACGCCTGCCCGCACCGCGCCATGCCGCTTTCCTGCGGCTCGTTCGACGGCGAGCTGGTCGAGTGCAGCTATCACGGCTGGCGCTTCGCGCCCACTACCGGCCAGTGCCGCGAAATCCCCTCGCTCACACCCGAGGACAAGCTCGACCCGCAGAAAATCTACGCTCAGGCCTATCCCTGCCAGGAAGCCGACGGCTTCCTCTGGACCTTCCTGCCGGAGGCGGGATCAGGACGCGCTGCGGCCGAGCCGCCGCCCATACCGCGGCTGCCCATCGTCAGCGAACCGTTTCGCCTGACGCATCTCACCGCCGACATGCCCACCAGCGTCGACCACGGCATCATCGGGCTGATGGACCCGGCCCACGGGCCGTTCGTCCATCAGGCCTGGTGGTGGCGCAGCCGTCACAGCATCCACCTCAAGCAGAAGCAGTTCGAGCCCATCCCGTATGGCTTCCGCATGAGCGCGCATACGCCGTCGTCGAACAGCGCGCCCTACCGCCTGCTGCGCTTCTACGCCGAGGCCGATGCCATCACCACCACCATCGACTTCGTGCTGCCCAACCTCCGCTACGAGCAGATCCGCGCCGGCAAGTACTGGTTCTCCAGCCTGACTACGGTCACGCCCCTCACCCGCGACCACTGCCGCATCGACGTGGTGGCGGCGTGGAACATCTTCCGCCACGTGCCCTTCGTGCTGCCGGTGGCGCGCTACTTCGCCGCCAAGTTCATCGAGCAGGACCGCCAGACCATGGAGAAGCAGGCCGAAGGCCTGCGCCACAAGCCCGCGCTCATGCTGATCGACGACGCCGACCGCCCCGCGCGCTGGTACTTTCAACTCAAGCAGGCATTGCAGCGGTCCCGCAGCACCGGTCAGCCCTTCGAGCATCCCATCAAGGGTCCGGTGACTTTGACGTGGAGGAGCTGA
- a CDS encoding lytic transglycosylase domain-containing protein encodes MSEHRLRTLMAVAATVWFCVTATAADIVPITENGRTIFRNDGGTPAPSRPKVRRRSGTARLVPFQHLYYWDARRGRWRKLAHATPEAIEAARSAWAEAASEISARPEEPARAPTESAAANPNYAGMERAGSLSAAEVDAAIEAAAARHNVDPNLVRAMIKVESNFNPRAVSRKGALGLMQLMPGTARKLNVNNPFDPEQNVDAGVRHLKGLMQDFGGDLTLTLAAYNAGAGAVRRNGGVPPYAETRNYVRQITRIYGGEGRIIGGPSYAPIRMLKTEDGKLIFSNVE; translated from the coding sequence ATGAGCGAACACCGGCTTCGAACCCTGATGGCGGTAGCGGCGACCGTGTGGTTTTGTGTGACCGCAACGGCTGCCGACATTGTCCCAATCACGGAGAACGGACGCACCATCTTCCGCAACGACGGCGGCACGCCCGCCCCATCTCGCCCGAAAGTCCGGCGCCGCAGCGGCACCGCCCGGCTGGTTCCCTTCCAGCATCTCTATTACTGGGACGCCCGCCGCGGGCGTTGGAGGAAGCTGGCCCACGCGACTCCCGAAGCCATTGAGGCGGCGCGCAGCGCCTGGGCCGAGGCGGCCAGCGAGATTTCCGCGCGGCCGGAGGAGCCCGCGCGTGCGCCGACCGAGTCCGCGGCCGCCAATCCGAACTACGCCGGCATGGAGCGCGCCGGTAGCCTGAGCGCTGCCGAGGTGGACGCCGCCATCGAGGCGGCAGCGGCGCGGCACAACGTGGATCCCAACCTGGTGCGCGCCATGATCAAGGTAGAGTCCAACTTCAATCCCCGTGCCGTCTCCCGCAAAGGAGCCTTGGGACTGATGCAGCTTATGCCGGGCACGGCCCGCAAGCTGAACGTCAACAATCCGTTTGACCCGGAGCAGAACGTGGACGCCGGTGTGCGCCACCTGAAAGGCCTGATGCAGGATTTTGGCGGCGACCTGACGCTCACCCTGGCCGCTTATAACGCAGGGGCAGGCGCAGTGCGGCGTAACGGCGGCGTGCCTCCTTATGCGGAGACGCGCAATTATGTGCGGCAGATTACGCGCATTTATGGCGGTGAAGGGCGCATCATCGGCGGACCCAGTTATGCTCCCATCCGCATGCTCAAAACCGAGGACGGCAAGCTGATCTTCAGTAACGTGGAGTGA